The DNA segment AGGTGGTGTTTAATATGCGTTGGAATATCATAAAAAATTTATTTTTTACTAACTTGATGTATGTTAATCCTATGCAAACAGCAAAATATAGAAAAAAATATAAGGGAACTGCTGATATTAGAAAGAAAATATTTAATAATCTATTACTTTTAAATATACTTAATATAGTCGTCTTCTATATATTATTCGGTAATTCAATGTTTAGCAGTGTTCTAGCAGGTCCTTCTTATAAATACATACTATTATTTTTAATTATAATGACTGCTTTAACACTATCAACAACATTTTTAAATATGTTTTATGAAAGCAAAGATACCCATTCTTTACTACCGCTACCCGTTAGCGAGAAAGAATTATTTATTGGGAAGTTTTTAGTATTACTTTTCCAACTATCCGGATTATTTATCCCTGTGATTGTAATTAACTTTATTATAGCAATTAATACAGAATTTTCATTAATACAGATTATAATTTCTCTTATTTACTCATTATGCATAATTATTATTATTTCTGGAGGCCTAACATTACTTTTATCTACAATTACATACATACCTAATTTTGAAAAAAATAAAAATAAAATTAATGGTATTATTATAATATTCGGATTACTATTAGGAGCAGGGTATGTTATCTTATCTAAAGAACTTGTTTCTAATGATTTAATGTTACTGCAAACAAAATATAGAGGAGACTTTTTCTTTGATATACTAACAAAAGAGTCTTATATGAATTTACTTATCTTGATTATCATTACTATTGTTATAGCTGTTTTAGTGAATACTTTAGTGGCTAAAAAATATTTAAATGATATTCATAGAATAGCTGGTGTTCATAAAACAACTTTAAACTCAAAACAAAAAGAACACAAAGAAAGAAGTTCTAAAAACAGCTCTCTAAATGCAAAACTAATCAAACGTAATTTTAATCTATTTAGTCATGGTACACTTCTTGCTAATATTTTCTCTAGTTATTTATTATCTATTATAATTTTTGCCGGAGCTGTAATACAAATAAGACGTGAAGGTGGAATCCAACTTGGAATAGAATTCTATCCTTTTGCAATTTGTTTCGGATTTTCAATGGCATTACTTATGATGTCTAGTCCTATCAGTTTTACAGGTGTTGCAATCTCGCTTGAAAAACAAGATTACTATCACTTGAAATCTTTGCCGATGGATTTTAAAAAATATATGAAAACAAAATTTATTGTAAGTACGTTCCTTCAAATTTCTTTAGGTATTATTATATTCATGATAATGCTTATATTTGCTGGAATATCAATTGAATTATTTATTATTACTATTTTTTCATATATCATTACCGGTATAGCTATAGCATTTTATAGTTTTACTAGAGATTTTAATAAACTTTATTTAAACTGGAATAATATACTCGAACTTAGTACTCGAGGAATGAGTCAGATATTACTTGGGATAATTGGATTCTTATCTTTTATCGGATTAATAATATTAAATACTGCTACTATTTTCTTGTTATTAGAGTATCCAAGCGTATCTCATATTTTGGGAGTAATTTATGCGATATTAATTATAGTTGCTATTACTCTAACTAGTATGAAAGCAAAAAAACAAGTTTTTGACAAAATATTTTAAATTTAAAAGCAACGTTAAGTAATTTTTTAACGTTGCTCTTTTCTTATAATTCTCTATTAAAATCTGTATCTATATCTCGATATGGTTTTATATCTTGAACATATTCTAATACACCTTCAAATTCACCTTTTTCATTACGAACTGCTGCATAAGTTATATGAACAAATTTCCCTCGTGATTCTGATTTAAACCACATCTCATACTTATCTTTTTTTCCTTCTCGAAGATTTTGCATTATTATTTTTACTTTCTCAAAATACTTCGGAGGATGACAAAGTTCTACATTACGTCCAATTTGGCTTGGCACACGAGGAAATATCATTTCTTCTTCACCTATTTGTTTATTATAGTATTGAAAAATATCATCTTTATTTACGAAAGTAATCTCTAATGGCAAATGATTCAAAATTAAATTTGCTTGTTCAACAGATAAATAACCTTCTCCAAATTTCTGTTGACTATCTCTATTTATTATTTCCTCTTTTTTATTTGGTTTAAAGGAAATAGTAAACTCTCCTTCTGATGTTTTTATAACTTTTGTAAGTTCATCTTGAACAGTTTCTTCTGCATCTACATTATCTGCATTTTGTTCAAAATCTTCACGATGCGGAATCCATTCTTCTGTTGGTGTTATTATTGCATAACCATAAATTGCACTATCGTGAGCTATAGTTAGCCAATCATCTTGACTAAATGTTTCAAGAAGAATCATAAGTAAAATAGATTCCTCTTTAAAAATCATTTCTTCAAACTCTTTTACAAATATTTCAAATTTCTCTTTAATTTCTAATATATCTGCGTTTGGAAGCTTCTGAACCTCATTAAGAACCTCTTTAAACAAATCACGAATTTCATCATCAACTCCCCACATAACTTTTGGTGGAGCTGTGTGACCATAGCGTTCCATTAAAGGAAACATCAATTCTTCTTTTCGTTTATAATGTATATCAAAAGTTCCTAATAAGTTTAGTTGGCGATTTAAACCTTTTAATACCGCTCCTTGCATTTCCTCATCTTCAACATTCTTATAATTATCTAAAATACGACGTATACGAATAATAGCAGCTCTAAAAGCTAGGTTCTCTTGTTTAAACACTTGAACCGGATGCCCTGGATGTTCACTATCAGTTACTTCAACATCTTTTATCGCACCTTTAAATAAATTAGCATGTACATTACACAATTTCATAACATCTTCAAAGGTAACTCCAGAATCAGAGTTCATAAGTTCATGTTCCATTAGGCTAATCTCTATTGCAGAGACACCTGTAAAGTGTTTGTCAAATTCCTCTTGAACGTTTTCTGCACTCTCACCGTTATGAAGCCTAAGCAATATATCTTTTAATACTTCTATTCTTTTTTCAGCCATTAGTCTAACCCCACTACCTCATAACCATTCATTTCTAATGTTGAAATGATAGTTTCTAATTTGATTCCTGCTAATTTAGAACCCATCCTTAATGAAGTTTTTCTGCCAACTGTATTCCTCATAATTGGATTTGCTAATGGTTTAAACCCTAAATCAACCAAGATATCTAATACCTCTGGGTGTTTATCTACTACCTGTGCAACAGGTATACTTACATCAATTATATTATCCATTTTCATTACCTCACTAGCTCATATTATTATCATAATTATAACATAAAGCATTGATAATCTCTATCATGAATTATTAATAGAAAAATAAAGAAGATTAGTATATTTCTACTAATCTTCCTCAACACTTTCTAGATTAATTAATAACAAAAACTACTTTCTCTATATACTAATTTTAATAGAAAATAACTATAAATTATTTCTCCACTCAAGAAGTTTTTCCACATCTTCTTGTTTGATATAATTACTAGCTACCGCTTCTTCTATTAAGAAATTGTAGTTTGTTAATGTATGATATTCTACATTATCTGTTACAAAGGCATCTTGTGCTTTTTTAAGTTCATAACTGAAAATTGCAACCACCCCTAGAACCTCGGCTCCAGCTTCTTCTAATGCTTTTGCAACTTTTAATGAAGAAAGCCCTGTTGATATCAAGTCCTCTATAATAACAACTTTTTGTCCTTCTAATAATTTACCTTCTATTTGATTTGTTTTACCATGTTTTTTAGCAGAATCTCTCACATAAATCATTGGAAGATCAAGTACTTCACTTACCCATGCTGCATGAGGAATACCAGCTGTTGCAGTTCCAGCTACTACCTCTACTTCTGGGAATTTTTCTTTAATAACTTTGCTCATTCCGGCAGCAATTTCACGACGAATTTTTGGATATGACATTGTAATTCTATTATCACAGTAAATTGGTGATTTAATTCCTGATGTCCAAGTAAAATAATCATTTGGTCTTAATGCCACCGCTTCTATATCTAACAAGTGTTTAGCTATTGTTCTTTCTAAAGTCATGTTTATTCTCCTTTTAATATTTCTTCGTAAATTGTTCTTTTATTAAGTTGTAAACTTCAAGTGGATTTTTAGCTTTTGTTATTGAACGACCCACTACAATGTGAGTACTTCCCTCACAAGCAGCACGTTCCGGTGTTGCTACACGCTTTTGGTCACCCACTTCATCAGTCTCAAGCCTTATACCTGGTGTTACTTTTAAAAATTCTTCTCCACAATTTTCTTTAATTACTTTCGCTTCCCATACAGAAGATACTACCCCATCTAGACCAGCTTTTTTAGCAAGTTTTGCATAATTTATTACACTCTCTTCTAAACTTACACCTACTAACTGCTCTTCTTTTACTTGTTTTTCAGAAGTAGATGTTAATTGTGTTATTGCTATAACATTAGTTTCCGCGCTTCCACCTTCAATCATTCCGCGTTTTGCTGCAGCAAGCATCTCATATCCCCCTGCTCCATGAACAGTAAGTATATCAACTTTGAATTGTGCTAATCCTTTTGTTGCTCCATAAACTGTATTTGGAATATCATGCAATTTTAAATCTAAAAAGACTTTATGTCCTAAAGATTTTATTTTTTCCAATACTACTGGACCATTTTGAAGATACAGTTCCATTCCGACTTTTACAAAAAGTTTTTCATCTCCAAATTTTTCTAAGAAATTTATAGTATCTTCCAGTGTAGGAAAGTCTAATGCTATTATTACATCTTTGTTCATAATAATTCTCCTTTTCATTTATTTATAAGCACGTCCACGTAACTCTAATATATGATTTACCCCAAGCTCATCAAGTGCTGATTCGAGTTTATCGATAATTTTTGGACAAGCATATGGGTCTGTAAAGTTTGCTGTGCCAACTGCTACAGCACTGGCTCCTGCCGAGATAAAATCAATTACATCCCATTCATCCATAATACCACCCATTCCTATAATTGGAATATTGACAGCTTGACTTACTTGGTAAACCATCCTTATTGCTACGGGTTTAACCGCTGGACCAGATAACCCTCCCGTTACATTGGCTATTATAGGTTTTCCTGTTTTTCTATCTAACCTAACTCCAACTAAAGTATTAATCATCGTAATTCCATCTGCGCCACCTTCTTCTACAGCTTTCGCCATCGCTACTATATCTGTAACATTTGGAGAAAGCTTAACGTAGACTGGCACACTCGAAACTGCTTTCACTTTTTGTGTAAGATTTTTTGCTATTTCTGGATCAGTTCCAAATTGAATACCACCATGTTTAACGTTAGGACATGAAATATTTAATTCTAAGGCATAAACATTTGGCGACTTACTAATATGTTCAGCAACATAAACATAGTCATCTATTTCACTACCTGCAACATTAGCTATTATAGGAACATCGTATTTTTCTAATTCTTTTAATTTAGTTTCCATTATTTCATGAACGCCTGGATTTTGTAATCCAATTGCATTCAACATTCCACTTGATGTTTCTGCAACGCGTGGTGTTGGATTACCAAAACGTGGTTCTTTTGTTGCTGCTTTTATCATAATTGCTCCTAATTTGGATAAATCATAAAAATTCGCATACTCTAATCCGAAAGCAAAACATCCTGATGCTGGCATTACTGGATTTTTAAGATCTAAACCTGGTAATTTTACCCTTAATCTCTCGCTCATACTTCCTCCTATAATGCTATTTCTTTCGAGTCATAGACTGGCCCATCATAACAAACTCTTGAGATACTTCCATCTTGTTTTTCACAAACACAGGCATAGCACGCACCAACACCACAGGCCATTCTCTCTTCTAATGAAATATAACCAATTTTTTCTTTATCCATTTCAGTTAGTGCTTTTAACATTGCCAGTGGCCCACAACTATAGTATTTATCATACTTAATTTTCTTATATTCAATAACATTAGTAACAAAGCCTGCTTCACCATAACTTCCATCAGCAGTTGCTACATAAGTTGTTCCTAATTCTGCGAATTTTTCTTCATAAAAAACATCTTTTTTATTATTAAAACCTAGTATATGAATAGTATTTATCCCTGCATTTCTGAACTGCTTTGCAAGTTCATATAAGGGAGGCACGCCAATTCCTCCGCCTACTAAAAGTGCTGTTTGACCTTTTTCTAATGAACTTATATTGTATCCTTTCCCTAAGGGTCCCAGTACATCTACTAAATCTCCAGGCTCCAACTCAGAAATCTTTATTGTCCCTGCACCATCCGCGCGATAAATCATCACAAAGGTATTCTTATCCTTATTAATTTCACAAATTGAAATAGGTCTTCTTAGTAAAAACTCATAACCATTATTTACCTTTATATTAACGAATTGTCCTGGAGTATTCATTTCACAAACTATATCACCATGTAATTCTATTCTAAATATCTTATCGGCAATTTTTTCGTTACTTACTACTGTTGTTAAATAAGTATCCATCTACACACTCCTTCTCATGAAAAAGGAGAAGATAACTTTAAATATTGATTTTATAGAATCAAATCTATCAAGTTAACTTTCTCCCCTTTTCATTAAATTTTTATAGTTGTTAATCCCATTCTATATTAGCAGCTTCTTCTTTTATAACTTTATATAATTTTTCCTCATTTTCAATTAAGTCAATTATAATTACTTTGAACTTTTCTGCTTTAATTTCGTTTTCTGGCGTATAATCATAGTACACTGTAAACATTCCTGCTTCTGGATCAAAATCTATCCCCTCTAATATTTCTGGATAGTTTTTTCCAAGGTAATAATTGAAAAATGCCTCCCAATTATATCCATTCATATAAGCATCTGCACAAATCTCATTCATTTTTTCGCCAATATCAAATGGTTTATCCTGCTCAATATTAAATGTAAGATTAATTATATTCCCATATTTCATGATTTTTACATAATCCATGACTTTTCTCCTATAATGGTAAGATGCTAAATGAAATTGATTCTAATACTTTTAGTAAAGCATCCGCTGTATCAAGTGATGTTAGACATACAATTTCTTGTTCACTTGCTACACGGCGAATCTTAAAGCCGTCTTTTGTTACATCTTTATCTTTTGATGTTGTATTAACTACTACATCCACATCTCCATTGTAAATTGCATCTAAAACGCTGTACTTGCTTTGATTAATTTTTCCAACAGCAGTTACTCGTAATCCATTTTCTGCTAGGAACTTCGCTGTTCCTTCTGTAGCAAGTAGGTTATAGCCAATATCAGAAAAGCGTTTAGCTATATTTAGTGCTTCTTGTTTATCATCATCACTAATTGTAAATAGAATATTTCCTTGATCGCTTATTTTAATACCTGCTGCAAGTAACCCTTTATATAGAGATTTTTCTAAAGTAGAGTCACTTCCCATTACTTCTCCTGTTGATTTCATCTCAGGTCCAAGTGTTGTATCAACATCTTTAAGTTTTTGGAAACTAAATACTGGAACTTTCGTATAAACATTTGTACTTTCTGGTAATAACCCTGTCTCATATCCTTTAGATTTAAGTGTTTCGCCTATAATTGCACCAGCTGCAAGCTTAGCCATCGGTACTCCTGTAATTTTACTTAAGAATGGTACTGTACGTGAACTACGTGGATTTACTTCAAGAACAAATACTTCACCTTTGCTTATTACATACTGGATATTTAATAATCCAACAATATTCAATCCTTTTGCCAACTTAATAGTATATTCTATAAGCTTATCCTTTTCATTTTGAGTTAATGTTTGCGGCGGGTAAACTGCTATTGAGTCTCCAGAGTGAACCCCTGCTCGTTCAATATGTTCCATAATACCTGGAATTATAACTGTTTCGCCATCGCTAATTGCATCAACTTCAATTTCACGTCCTACTAAGTAACGGTCAGTTAATACAGGATGTTCTGGGCTTAATTTAACTGCTGTTTTCATATAACGACGTAATTCTGATTCTTCATAAACAATTTCCATAGCACGTCCACCAA comes from the Gemella morbillorum genome and includes:
- a CDS encoding DUF438 domain-containing protein, which encodes MAEKRIEVLKDILLRLHNGESAENVQEEFDKHFTGVSAIEISLMEHELMNSDSGVTFEDVMKLCNVHANLFKGAIKDVEVTDSEHPGHPVQVFKQENLAFRAAIIRIRRILDNYKNVEDEEMQGAVLKGLNRQLNLLGTFDIHYKRKEELMFPLMERYGHTAPPKVMWGVDDEIRDLFKEVLNEVQKLPNADILEIKEKFEIFVKEFEEMIFKEESILLMILLETFSQDDWLTIAHDSAIYGYAIITPTEEWIPHREDFEQNADNVDAEETVQDELTKVIKTSEGEFTISFKPNKKEEIINRDSQQKFGEGYLSVEQANLILNHLPLEITFVNKDDIFQYYNKQIGEEEMIFPRVPSQIGRNVELCHPPKYFEKVKIIMQNLREGKKDKYEMWFKSESRGKFVHITYAAVRNEKGEFEGVLEYVQDIKPYRDIDTDFNREL
- a CDS encoding dihydroorotate dehydrogenase, whose translation is MSERLRVKLPGLDLKNPVMPASGCFAFGLEYANFYDLSKLGAIMIKAATKEPRFGNPTPRVAETSSGMLNAIGLQNPGVHEIMETKLKELEKYDVPIIANVAGSEIDDYVYVAEHISKSPNVYALELNISCPNVKHGGIQFGTDPEIAKNLTQKVKAVSSVPVYVKLSPNVTDIVAMAKAVEEGGADGITMINTLVGVRLDRKTGKPIIANVTGGLSGPAVKPVAIRMVYQVSQAVNIPIIGMGGIMDEWDVIDFISAGASAVAVGTANFTDPYACPKIIDKLESALDELGVNHILELRGRAYK
- a CDS encoding Imm51 family immunity protein, whose protein sequence is MDYVKIMKYGNIINLTFNIEQDKPFDIGEKMNEICADAYMNGYNWEAFFNYYLGKNYPEILEGIDFDPEAGMFTVYYDYTPENEIKAEKFKVIIIDLIENEEKLYKVIKEEAANIEWD
- a CDS encoding DUF1858 domain-containing protein — protein: MDNIIDVSIPVAQVVDKHPEVLDILVDLGFKPLANPIMRNTVGRKTSLRMGSKLAGIKLETIISTLEMNGYEVVGLD
- the pyrF gene encoding orotidine-5'-phosphate decarboxylase produces the protein MNKDVIIALDFPTLEDTINFLEKFGDEKLFVKVGMELYLQNGPVVLEKIKSLGHKVFLDLKLHDIPNTVYGATKGLAQFKVDILTVHGAGGYEMLAAAKRGMIEGGSAETNVIAITQLTSTSEKQVKEEQLVGVSLEESVINYAKLAKKAGLDGVVSSVWEAKVIKENCGEEFLKVTPGIRLETDEVGDQKRVATPERAACEGSTHIVVGRSITKAKNPLEVYNLIKEQFTKKY
- the pyrE gene encoding orotate phosphoribosyltransferase, yielding MTLERTIAKHLLDIEAVALRPNDYFTWTSGIKSPIYCDNRITMSYPKIRREIAAGMSKVIKEKFPEVEVVAGTATAGIPHAAWVSEVLDLPMIYVRDSAKKHGKTNQIEGKLLEGQKVVIIEDLISTGLSSLKVAKALEEAGAEVLGVVAIFSYELKKAQDAFVTDNVEYHTLTNYNFLIEEAVASNYIKQEDVEKLLEWRNNL
- a CDS encoding dihydroorotate dehydrogenase electron transfer subunit is translated as MDTYLTTVVSNEKIADKIFRIELHGDIVCEMNTPGQFVNIKVNNGYEFLLRRPISICEINKDKNTFVMIYRADGAGTIKISELEPGDLVDVLGPLGKGYNISSLEKGQTALLVGGGIGVPPLYELAKQFRNAGINTIHILGFNNKKDVFYEEKFAELGTTYVATADGSYGEAGFVTNVIEYKKIKYDKYYSCGPLAMLKALTEMDKEKIGYISLEERMACGVGACYACVCEKQDGSISRVCYDGPVYDSKEIAL